The stretch of DNA GGAGTAAGTTGATGGTATCTCAGGCCCGTAAACAGGGGGGTTGAAGGGGTGTACCCCCACTACAACGGACAGTCCATTTCCGTTTTGCAATAGAAaagctatttgtagacaaacctataaagcataagcgaatTAGATTAAAAAGGCTTTCTAGAACACTCTGTTCTATCATAAATCTGTAGGTCAAACAcatttgtagccaaatcttAATAATAAACGTCccttggagatactgcaatggcGTAAAAaatcgggggtggtcagatttttatcagaaaactcaccccccccccccccccccccggaaaattttttgtccattttttCGACtttcgcacccctcccccctcccccaaaaataaccctgggtacgggctGTATCTTAATCTGTTTTAACGAGGctcataatatttttttcttgtttcaggTCTGTTGCCTCGTGGTTCGACGAGAATGGAGTCCTAATCTTTGAGCTCTTTGAGAAAGATGTAAAAGAGCTTCACCAGAGCTTGTGTGCAGAAAAGAAAGACAAGTAAAGCGGACAGATACtcgaaaaataaataaaataaaaatacatgaaaACAGCGCTTTATTGGAAGATTACTCAGCACTTTATGGCCGGTTCACACTGTGACATAAGAATAACTTATAAAGAATAATTGTGTGTGAATGCGACATAAGGGGAAGTCGATGACAATCACCCGCTGGCGCCTTGCGACGGATCTTATGTTTTTGTGATTTGCCTGTTCATACATAGAAGTTCTCAAAATGGGCGGTGGATTTCTTTTGCCTGTTTCTGCTTATATGTTTACTGATGTCATCATGATTCATGATGTCATCATGATTCATAATTGACATTTTCGAGCCAACAAAGTAAAAGAAATTCTCAAGCTCTTTGATGGCTATTCTCTATAGAAGTGATGTTTGTACATGTACATCTCCAGCCTAATAAAGAAATATCTCTAGAAAAGTTCAATTTCACTTATTTACTGACGTTTTCGatattctgcgaactctcGCCGGCGGTTGCCGTAACCTAAAACGTCTTCTGGtttctgtcaatcaaaatctTTGAAGCGTTTTTATTGaccagcactgaaatggctTTCAATCACGTCACCTCTCCGCAAGGAGCTGACCAATCGAAAAGCTCCAAATGTTATTctgtttgaatgacggaagccagaaagCGGTTTAGCAGTTGGACATTGTTGACTAGAGTtcgcagtaaaaaaaaaaaaaaaaaaaaagccagcAACAATGTCACATACTATGAAGACAAATTAGTCCTTTTATCTTCTAACGCTATTCAACACGGTGCACAAGTCCAGTGGCATCTtctaacactagcaacacggTGTACAAACAACACAAGCCCAGCAACATCTtctaacactagcaacacggTGTACAAACAACACAAGCCCAGCAACATCTtctaacactagcaacacggTGTACAAACAACATACAAGCCCAGCGGCATCTtctaacactagcaacacggTGTACAAACAACATACAAGCCCAGCGTCAATTGTGCTACAATTGTGATGTACAGCTCACCTGTCATTGAAGGAATAAAGGAATAAAAATGCAAAACTTCAAATAAGATAAGAGGAATCATCGGGACAAGCTTTACCCGACATAATATTATGCTAGCAAGCTGTGTAACACTTTTTGTCTAAAGTTAACGTAAAAAAAGATGTCGTGTATGAGCAGACAAAGTGACTGtttctaaaaagaaaattgcatGGGAATGTATGTTAGACACCGACTTTGTTTACGCTGCTGTCGAAAAGTTTGCGTGGCATGTGGTTGggattgcgtgacatgtgGTTGAGGGTGCGTGACACGTGGTTGAGCTGGCAAATAGACAAGACTCACATTTGCAGGTGTCTTGCCAGCACCAGCTGTTGCGGTTTTGTCGATACTTATTCCTTGGCAAATCTAACTCGCATGAAACCTCACTTCTTCTGGACTAGCCGCCATTTAgagttttttctttctttttcaagCAAGAATGGGTACCCTAAAAGAGTACAGGGTTGAACTACCCATATCCGTCGAGAACTATAGGATAGCTCAATTGTACACAGTCACTGAGGCGAGTATGAACGAAACCGGTGGAGGAGAAGGCATTGAAGTTGTAAAGAACGAGCCATATGTGGAAGGTAAAGGGGAATTTGGTAACGATGTCACCGAACCTGGACAGTACACCTTAAAGATAATGCACCTGAAGTCCAAAGTACCCCAATGGATAGTTAAGCTTGCACCAGAGGGAGCACTCGAGGTGCACGAGGAAGCATGGAACGCATACCCTTACTGTAAAACCGTTTACACAAACCCTTACATGGGGGAGAACTTCCATGTCATCATTAAGACATGGCACAAGGAAGGCCCAAGCAGCAGACACAGCAACGTCCACGAATTGAACGAGAGCGAATTGGCAAAAAGAGAGGTCATAGATATTGATATAGCAGCCGAAAAGAAGCTTGTTGGACCGCATGATTACAAAGAGGACGAAGACCCGTTACTTGTACGCAGTGAGAAGGCAAATTGCGGTCCATTAACGCCTGATTGGAACAAGGGCGCTTCCGACACGACTAAGGATGGGTATCCCATGATGACGTGCTACAAGTTGTACGATGTAAGATTCAAATGGTGTCTTCTCCAGACGGTCGTCGAGTCAGAGATTGGCAAAGCTGTCTACAGACTGCTTCGAAACTTCCACCGTCAAATGTTCTGTTGGATGGATAGATGGTATGGTTTGACCTTGGATGATATAAGAAGAATCGAGGACGAGACAAAGGATAAACTAGACAAAATGAGAAACGAGGGCGAAGTGAAAGGAATGAAATGTGGATAGATGTCGTAGATGTCAAAATATCTTTACGAACTATATACTACTAAGAGCGAGACATCATTTCGTATTTGTTGAACTGATTTACGATGTAATACTAAGTTTTATTGGTGAGCTGTTGGTAACTCGAATACCCATCAGATTTGTCTGATATATATTTATGTTTGACAGTACGACTATTTATATAAATACTTAGACAGTCACCTGTCGATTCTGTTCATGCTCATTTTGCTTATTTATTGGATACCCataaagcactgcgggttacaaGACACTGATTCTCTGAGTGCACAAATTTATGGGCGGCGGGCAGGGAGGGGAGGCAAGGGGGAGGATGTGTTTTGAAAGCAGTACGTCTAAATAAAAAAGCGATTCATTTTTGTTGGTTTtggcactctttttgaaaatttcCGTCAAAAGCAAATGTCTGTGGTGACGTCACAACATTGGTACGGCGCAAAatgttagtgttgaatcgtaTAAAAATCAGAAATCAAAACCCCAAAAAATCAGTCGAATGACGGCGTCGCCAAATCGAAAGTGATGGGCCAAGTGGCTCAGATCTCACAGGTTGTAACGTCATAAGCGCGGCTTTTGACCGAGCAAATTGTGAGACATAGTTTGCAATGGCAAAATAATAACTTTTACTTATAGTAAAATAACAACTTTGCGCGTCTTTTGTAAAATCATAAAACATGCTTCAGATGTTTGAAGAGCTTTCTCTTAGGTAATTGTCTTTCTGTAAGCATTAATAAGGGGGAAAGGACAAGGAAAGGACAAGTTATTCTACAGTTCAGCCTTTCTTTAATATCCCAACAACAATTCCTGGAACCTCATCAAGTGTGTACAACTCTTGACGTCAGCCAATCAAAAAAGTCGCACAGACAAGACATTTTCAAAATACGATTACAAAAATTTCTATAATCCATAAGCGCAGTGGCAGTTTTAAAACCAAACATCTATGGctatattttgttataaaatCTTATGTATTTTTCGTGCTCTTTCAGGAACGTAATTCAGGAAAACTGAAAATGCGTTCGTTTGTCATGCTTAGAGTTAAAAATTGCTTCAACCACACCTAAGGTGCAATCTTTTCGAGGTGAGAATTGTTGACCACCCCCTAAAGTGTGCTATCCATTAAAGTTAAAGTTTTACGTTTTACCGACGATCATCcccttctttttttatgagaGTCTCCCCTCCTGGGTACTGGTGTTTGACATAAATATAACGGGGGATAGGGggactgccccccccccaccccccgctAGCAGCTTCCTAATAATTTGGTTGAAGACGGGTACGATCCCCTAACAACAATGCTGCTTAACCCGGTCCACCTAGTCATCCAAGGACTATGGGTTGCTTTTTTCAACAATGGAGGTTAACCATGTTGATGcagggaaaaaataaaaatagtgaTTGCTGCTCAATCAACCGATGACTACCTCACTGTTTGCTTTGCGACTCTCAGAAAAGGCTGGTAATGATGGAGTCAAAGGgtttttttcatcatttttagATACAGTTGCCACATAAACCATTTCTTCATTTAAGTCCCTTGCAGCCCTCATCGCCTCCTGTGCTTCATGGGTAAATACAATGCACAGACACCCCGGGGGGTGGGGCTACTCCCTCCAGCTAGATCCACCTTTGAAGACATCGGTTACTGGGGTCTTTTACAAAAAAGTACATGGACCATTGTTCCAATAAATTTATAATAAGTATTACTGTAAATAAAAGGGGGGATGCTCGCCCTATCTCTTAAAGTTTTTTCTACCAAAAAGAACATTGATCTTTCAttgaatttccttttttttgttgttctttgTATTTACTAGGGGGAAGTTGGTGTCCTTTTCTTTATGTCATTTGCTGAATTCTTTCTCTACTACTGAGTGTCAGATTCTTGCAttgacccctccccctccacaatTAGCTATGGCTCTATAATTCAAATTGACCAAATTCTGTCTACCCTCCCAGTATTACAGCAGATTAGATATAGAGTCAAGTAGATTGTTCCATGGGGTAATTAAAGAATGCCGATCAGCCATCCACAATTGAAGCTTGATACTTGAATAAAATGAAAGTATCGCAGTCACTTTTTGGAATTAacagatggaaatggattctttgagtaGGTCAGTATTGTAAGGGAACATAAAATGGTGgcatgattaaaaaaatttgtTCAATGGCTTAATTTAATACTGGTGGTAGTTACACGCCACCTTTAAATTCTTCCCAACGTGAAAAAAGTACTAGACACAAATGGGACCTGAACCACAAAATCCGATACTTTAAGCTTTTACTTAATGCCATCTTAACGCTTATAAAATGAGTATGCATATAAAATGTTTAATTAAGCAATGTGCCAAATATTCCACCACAATCCACAACCAACACTGATCAAATTCAATAAAGCATTCATCAAATTAATTTACAAAACTCATCTGAAAAATACTAGTAACTTAGACAAGAAGCCCCATTAATTGCCTTTCAAACTCTTGTCAACTATTGATTGTTCAATATGCAGTGTAAATTCCAATATGTACAAGTGACCAATATAGTTTAGGCCTTACTCAGCTTGTAATTAATTATCTAATATGTTGCCTAATTCGTTGTTTCTTGCTTCAGGCCTGTGGTTAATACTTATATTTTATGCCACCTTTCCTTGAAATCCTTGATGACTAAACAGTACATGATTTGCTCAAATTCAAGTGATTAATGAAATTACAGTACATGATTACTCAAATCCAAGTGATTAATGAAATTAGCCATTAATATCATTTACATGAATTCCAATGGCAGAATTTTCTTAGAAATACATGAATTAACAGTGCAAGAAACTACTGTATTGCTTGAACAGTCTTTGTTGTAGTTTAAATGATCAAACTGCACTGCAAATGCCAATTATGCTtaaaaaaatttgaaaataaaatcagaAAATAAATGCAGGCAGAGAATGTATCTGAATTTATTTGGGGTTGGAAATAAACTTTGTCTAGTTTCAAAAGCTCAGTCATAATTTTCCAAACCTGTATACATACAAATATAGGGCGATTTGGTCTGCATGGCACTTTCTTGACCAAAATATGGCTAAACAACTCAAACTTTCAAACCATGTAATTTTCATTCCTATTAATCTTAACAAATAAACTCCATATTTAAGGTAATActcttgaaatagttctactatccagatttttttttaaactttgcataaacaatattgaagttaagggctttcaaaaaatgtaataaaaaatgggggtactgacatttttttcataacaGAGGGGCTTAGAGTTGACatgtttttactgatcgcgcgaGGAAAAATaccaactcttagttttcaaaaggAGTGCccatagtctttagaaaattaaattCTGTTTGTCGAGTTGCCAAAATCTGGTCTCATAAACAATTACCGGTAGTAGCTAAGGtttttctgtatatatttaactaaccggctttgtttttctgtcaaagcgattttaagtaaagaACGTGcgccttttgctttgttttcttatacAACTATGGCGCGCGCACACTTATACCAgaaaattcaaacaaacagtgtgtgccactatgcgcagaaggggtgcacagtgcaattcaagggaattaccttaatcGATGTTGTAGTAAATATTGTCCCTAGTGACaacatcatagaaaaaaagGTGTAATGAAGGTATGCTAAATTGCTAACTAAAGCTAATGTCATCCTTACCACAAAACTGTGACAGCAACAATTCAAGTACACCAAGGTCCATTTGCCAAACAAAGAGTTTCATAAGTTGTCACAGCAACGACCCAGCAGACAAAATTGTAAGGCACAGTACTGAGATTGTAAAGAAATCACTAAATATTCCatttttctttcattattACATTTGCATTCCTTTCACCTCTCCCTTATGCCTCATTTCGTCTAGTTCCTTCTTCGTCTTGTCTTCAATTCTTCTTATATCGTCCATAGTCATTCCAAACCATCTATCCATCCAACAAAACATTTGACGGTGGAAGTTTCGAAGCAATCTATGGACGGCCTTCATGATTATCGACTCGACCTTCGTCTGCAGTCCCCACCACTTGAACTCAACACGGTACAACTTGTAGCATGTCATCATAGGATAGCCTTCTTTACTTTTGGATGGGTCTTCCTCGTTTTTCTGTTGCCAATCCTTCTTCAATGGGCCTCGCTTAGCTTTTTCGGAGCCTACTTTGGAAGGGTCTTCGTCCGCCTTGTATTCATGTGGATCAACTTTGTCATTTACGATATCGATGTTGACAATTTCTCGCTTTTGTAACTCTGGATTGCCAAGATTGTGCACGTTGTGGAATTCATCCTTGTGACCTGGCTTGTGCCAAGTGTCTATAATTACAGAGAAATGTTCTTTCATGTACGTATTTGAATATTCGGTTCTGCAAAAAGGATAAGCGTTCCACGCTTTTTCGTGAACTTCCAGCGATCCCGACGGTGCTAACATGCGTACAAATGAAGGGACCTTGGAATGTAAATGTATGAGCTTATGAGTGTACTGTCCATCCATTCCGGGAGGCATATTCTTTCCATGTCCACCTTCGCCAGCTGTATATGGTTCGTTCACTAAAACTTCAATGCCTTCTCCTCCGCCGGTCTCATTTTTGCTGGCCTCTGCCACAGCATAGAGTTGAGCGATTTGGTATTCCTCTACAGAAATTGGTAAGGGTATCCTATACTCCTTGATGACCACCATCCCTAGCTAAAATTTATAAAGGAAGACGTAGAAATTAGACGAATATTATGAATCGACCGGCGAACTTGTGCAATGGCGGCGTGCACGGTGAAACGGACCGAGAGGGCGTGGAGATGACGTAATAACCGGCCCAGAATGCCACACGGTCGTATATTGCGAAAGGGACTTCGAACTGGTCGACATTAGATGGTGAGGTAGTCCGAACATTTTCCGAAACCTGAACATTTGAGTCATGTCGTCATCGGGAAATCAATATGGCTGCCGAGTTTATTTCTATCAGAGGCCAAGGAAGTTTCTACGACCAAAATACCATGCAATTCACCATCACGATGGTCCGAAAGATGAACGATTTGATTTATTTGACATAGTTATTTCAGTTTGTTTGATGTTACTTGAGTTCTGGGCTATTTACAACCTTCGCGGATTTTTCTTCCTACCTCAGCCGATGCTATGCTACCATCGGGTGAGGTATTGTTTAATTTTTAGGCCGTTTCACAAGCCACAGAATGGTAAATAAACATGATACTGATATAATGTGGTGTGTATATTGTGTACCTATTTGTTTGATGTCTAGTATCGTTGGAATTTTATTAAATCATAAACACACAAGTATTTGCTTTCCGACCTCGGCCGATGCTATGCTATCATCGGGTGAGGTAAATCAATtctattgtttataatttttaTGGCATTTCATGTGCCACAGAATGGTAAATATTATAATACCGATATTATGTTGTATGTATATTTGTACCTATAGGTTTGATGTCTAGAATCGTTGGAATTTAAATGAATAAATCTGATCATAAACACGCGTTTTTGCTTCATTTTCGGCCTCAGCCGATGCTATAATCGGGTGAGGTATTGTTTAATTTTCAGGGCGTTTCATATGCTACAGAATGgtgaataaaattaaaacgaTATTATATGTAATGAATATTTGtgcctatttttttgtttgatgtcTAGAATTGTTTGAATTTTATAGAATCACCTGCACTAGCAAGTGACCGGAGGTGATATAGTTAATCTAAAACCAGGAAGTAAAGTTGCATCTAATAAGTTATAAGTTATGCCATCCCGCTGACCTGCAAAGTACCACAGGTACCCCAAGCTCGCGATAATTAATTTAATATTCTTCGCCGAATCTCCCCAAACTATTTCTCATACTCATAATCTTTATACGTTTAATGGTATGCTAAAATTGGcataataaatatttaatgcTGCTTCTTGAACCCTACTTTATTTCTGGTTGGTTTAAATTAATATCGTATTCACAATTAGCGCCCAGAGATCAGCGTCTGAATAATTCAATATTTTACATTAGGACCGTATTCACAAAAATGGCCAGGAGAACTATGATAAATCTTATGAACTGTGCTAATAAAATGTCCATATATAGCCAGGATGgattaatataattttttttttaatttaacgGTGTCAAATTtacagacatttatttttggGGGTTCCTGTGCTTCTCGTGCCAGTCTTCCAACCTGCGCTGGCAATTACGTCATCGCCCCGTTATCACAAGACTTGAGAAGGGAAATTTGCTCTAATGATGGAGAAGTCTCTATTTTAGCTTGGTTTTGCAAGATAATAGCCTGCATTGGCGAAAGGAAGAATGGCTGAACGATCCAGAGGGAAGTCCAAGATCTACGAGCGCTTAAATAACCCCGAACTTCGTTGCAAAACAGGGTAAAATGTAGTCGTTTCTCTAGACAACGTCGATGTCTCTCATCTCAACGAAAATGAACGAAAGATAATCTAACCACATTCTAAGCTTATATTATCAAAATTACACTCGATTTTCCTAATGCTAAGTGGACAAGGCTATTTTATTGAATTGATTTGAATTTGAATTCCGAAACGGACGCTTGATTGTTCTGTTGATGTgtaaaggttggttctcactaggacttaagcgtaagcgcaaacgtaagcgcaacacaagtgtgtatcggtcaaacacaagcgcaagcgcaagaaaatcaggcagttgcgttctcttgcgcttctGCATGCGCTTATGTTCTAGTAAGAATTGGAAAACTACGTGCGTTCCtgttgcgcttacgtccaagtgagaaccaaccttaaggGAGGTATTGTAGGGTAACCCCAGGGAGGAAGGGGGAATCCTTTCCAAGCGTTAACGATTCTAGCCTGAATTATCAGACAGCATGGGATCATTCGTTTCACTTCATCTTCCCTTCCCATCTGATTACCTTTGCCAGATACTGTATTCCACCAATCAAAACGAGGGTTATACTTTTGCTAGGCTGTGTAGCAAGCCCAAAGGGTTGGGGGGAAATAAAGACGAGATGAGTAGCACGCACAAGGCAAGACGAGGCACGCACGCTAAGGAGAGGGACAGATGAGGGAACGCTTGCTATGCTATTCTATTTGAATAACAGAAACTAAACAAGTAATGGTGAATGATTCTGACATTAGAATCGCCCTCTTAGGAGTCAAAGTCAACATTCTCAACAAGAATTGAAGAAAATTCTGCGCTGAATTCAATCTGATATGTTTACATTTCATGGTTCATTTCTAATGACTgccctttttttctgtattccccTCATATTTTAAGAATGTAGGCTACTTTTCCCCACCAAAATTCACAAAGCCGGCCAAatcaagtaaataaaaaaaatattattttgaaccctgacTGTTATAATGCAAGATTGCTTGTATTGAAGTTAAGATTTAGTATCTGTTTAACTGCTTAGATTTACCTGGTGTATATATTTCTTCTAATCATATTGTCTGGTACTTAGGTGTGGTTTCTATGGTAACCCAGCATGGCAAGGTTATTGTTCTGTATGTTTCCGTGAAGTGTACATGAAGCAGCACAAGACAAAAGGTGCACAGCAACGTGGTGCACAGCTTCTTTCCCCTGAGAATGAAGGTAAAGCATTAtggccaggggaggggagggtcaAGGGGTCTGGAGTTAAAGCTGCATTAtaaccagtttacttctggaggGCCTATGGAATCCTCAActgacaagagacaaaagaatctattaaaatccgctCTAATTAActggccatccgctctaaattatcagtcacatcctcaaagaaacttccaatagacacactgctttaattgcaattttgaaaatcagagattgttacgtaattgactgaaagtaaactggtgacaatgtggctttatgGAATTCTGTTCAAATTAAGTAGGATTACTACAAGTAGGGGGAAGACATAATTATAAAACTGGTCTGTACAGTAATATGTAGAGAGTATTTGGGCTCCCAAATACatgtatatcttttttttgccATAGGTCAAGTTGAACAGGCCGAGGAAGTGAAACTGAAATTCAACAAATTTGAGGAAAAGAAGAAATTCAAAACTGAGTCTAAAAAGTAAGCGGTCAAAACAATAGTTCTCGCCCCTTCCTTTCCCCAAACCTTGCCACAGCCCT from Nematostella vectensis chromosome 8, jaNemVect1.1, whole genome shotgun sequence encodes:
- the LOC5515209 gene encoding phosphatidylinositol transfer protein alpha isoform; protein product: MVVIKEYRIPLPISVEEYQIAQLYAVAEASKNETGGGEGIEVLVNEPYTAGEGGHGKNMPPGMDGQYTHKLIHLHSKVPSFVRMLAPSGSLEVHEKAWNAYPFCRTEYSNTYMKEHFSVIIDTWHKPGHKDEFHNVHNLGNPELQKREIVNIDIVNDKVDPHEYKADEDPSKVGSEKAKRGPLKKDWQQKNEEDPSKSKEGYPMMTCYKLYRVEFKWWGLQTKVESIIMKAVHRLLRNFHRQMFCWMDRWFGMTMDDIRRIEDKTKKELDEMRHKGEVKGMQM
- the LOC5515245 gene encoding phosphatidylinositol transfer protein alpha isoform — protein: MGTLKEYRVELPISVENYRIAQLYTVTEASMNETGGGEGIEVVKNEPYVEGKGEFGNDVTEPGQYTLKIMHLKSKVPQWIVKLAPEGALEVHEEAWNAYPYCKTVYTNPYMGENFHVIIKTWHKEGPSSRHSNVHELNESELAKREVIDIDIAAEKKLVGPHDYKEDEDPLLVRSEKANCGPLTPDWNKGASDTTKDGYPMMTCYKLYDVRFKWCLLQTVVESEIGKAVYRLLRNFHRQMFCWMDRWYGLTLDDIRRIEDETKDKLDKMRNEGEVKGMKCG